CAGGGGAGTGGTGCACCGCATCATCACCGACCTCGCCGTGATCGACGTCACCGACGACGGGCTCGTGCTCGTCGAGACCGCTCCCGACGTCACCGTGCAGCAGATCATCGATGCCACCGAGCCGCCGCTGACGGTCTCGGAGGGCCTGAAGGAGAAGTCATCATGAGCGACATCGTCATCGTCGCCGCCGCCCGCACCCCGCAGGGACGCCTGAAGGGGCAGCTCGCGTCGTTCACCGCACCGCAGCTCGGATCGCTCGCCATCCGCGGCGCCCTCGAGCAGGCGGCCATCTCGCCCACCGACATCGACGCCGTCGTGATGGGGCAGGTGCTCGCGGCCGGATCCGGTCAGAACGCGGCCCGCCAGGCCGCGATCGGCGCGGGTATCGGCTGGGACGTGCCCTCCAGCTCGGTCAACAAGGTCTGCCTGTCGGGGCTGACCGCGATCATCGATGCCGCCCGCATGATCCGCACCGGCGACGCCACCACCGTGGTCGCCGGCGGCATGGAGTCCATGACCCGCGCACCGCACCTGCTGGTCGGCTCACGCGACGGCTGGACCTACGGCAGCATCGAGGTGCTCGACCACATGGCGTACGACGGGCTCACCGACGCGTACGACAGGGAGAGCATGGGCGCGTCGACGGAGCGGCACAACCCGCGGTTCGAGATGACCCGCGAGCGACAGGATGCCGTGGCCGCGCTCTCGCACCAGCGTGCAGCCGCAGGCCAGGGTACCGGGGTCTTCGACGCCGAGATCGTGCCCGTGACCGTGCCGCAGCGCAAGGGCGACCCGATCGTGCTCACCAAGGACGAGGGCGTGCGGCCCGACACGACCGTCGAGACCCTCGCGGGCCTGCGCCCGGCGTTCGCCGAGGGCGGCACCATCACCGCGGGCAACTCGTCGCAGATCTCCGACGGCGCCGCCGCGGTGATCGTGACCACTCGCGAGAACGCCCAGGCGAAGGGATGGTCCGTGCTGGCCGTCATCGGGGCGAGCGGGCAGACCGCCGGCCCCGACAACTCGCTGCAGGCGCAGCCGGCCCGCGCCGTCGAGCGCGCGCTCGAGAAGCAGGGGATCACCGCCGACCAGCTCGATCTCGTCGAGATCAACGAGGCCTTCGGCGCCGTGGTCGCGCGTTCGCAGGAAGAGCTCGGCCTGTCCGGAGACATCGTGAACGTGCACGGCGGCGGGATCGCCATCGGGCATCCGATCGGCGCCAGCGGTGCGCGGCTGGTCGTGCACCTCGCGCACGAACTGGCCAAGCGCGGCTCGGGCACTGCGGTCGCCGCGCTCTGCGGCGGCGGCGGTCAGGGAGAGGCCTTGGTCCTCACACGTTGACGATGACGGGCTGAGTCCGCGCCGATGACCGCGCGGGCTCAGCCCGCGCCCTGTGGCGGGCTCAGCCCCTTGCGATGCGCGCGACCTCGTCGCGACGCTTCTCACGGCGCTCGCGCTTGTCGGGCTTGGGTGCGAAAGGCGAGTCCACCGCTACCGGCAGGCCCTTCTCCTGCCGGCGCATGTCCTTGATGGCGCCGAGCGCGAGGGCGAAGGTGATCGCCCAGCTCGCCCAGGCGAGCACGGCCCGCCAGGTGATCGCCTGGCCGCGCGAGCCGCGCAGCAGTGTCACGCCGGTGGTGATGGCGCTGAAGAGTCCGGTGCGAAGCAGATAGCGCATCCCCCCACGCTACCCGGCGTCGCGAGGATGACGAACGGGTTGACTCCGGGCGTTTCCCTGTGCCGCAGAAGGAATAGGCTAGGTGAGCCTAACCTTCGAAAGGAACCCCGATGCACGCCTCCGGCCTGCGCTCCGTCGCGCTCCTCGCATCATTGGCCTCGATCGCAGCCGTCACGGCCTGCGCCCCCGCCGGGGAAGGCGGAGCCGCGGATGCCGATGCGCTGATCATCTACAACGCGCAGCACGAGCAGCTGACCGAGGAGTGGACTGCGGTGTTCACCGAGGAGACCGGCATCGAGGTGGTGCTGCGCAACGGCGGCGACAGTGAGCTGGGCAGCCAGCTGGTGCAGGAGGGGGATGCCTCTCCTGCCGACGTGTTCCTGACCGAGAACTCGCCGGCGATGTCGCTGGTCGAGCAGGCGGGCCTCTTGGCCCCGGTCGACGACGCGACCCTCGAGGTCGTCCCGCAGCAGTTCCGTCCCAGCAGCGGAGCGTGGACCGGCATCGCGGCACGCGACACTGTGCTGGTCTACAATCCCGACCTCATCTCGGAGGACGAGCTGCCCGACTCGATCATGCAGCTGCAGGACCCGCAGTGGAAGGGCAAGTGGGGAGCGGCGCCGGGTGGGGCGGACTTCCAGGCCATCGTCTCGGCCATCCTCGCCACCGAGGGTGAGGAGGCCGCTGCGGCGTGGCTGGCGGGGATGCAGGAGAACGCCGAGAAGTACCGCAACAACATCGTCACCATGAAGGCCGTCAACGACGGCGAGGTTCCGATGGGGATCATCTACCACTACTACTGGTACCGCGATCAGGCCGACACGAAGGAGAGCAGCGGGAACACCGCGCTGCACCGCTTCGCAGCCGGCGACCCCGGCGCCTTCGTGAGCATCTCCGGCGGCGGGGTGCTCGCCTCCAGCGACCACCCCGAAGAGGCGCAGCAGTTCCTGTCCTGGCTGGTCGGCGAGAGCGGGCAGACGATCCTCGGAGAGGGCTACAGCTACGAGTACCCGGTCGCCAGCGGCATCCCGCCGCGCTCGCCGCTTCCGCCGCTGGAATCCCTCGGCGCGCCCGAGATCGATCCGTCCGTGCTCAACGGGCCGACCGTGATCGACCTGATGACCGAGGCGGGCCTGCTCTGAGCGCAACCCCGGTGACCACGACCGCGGCGCGCACAGACCCGGGGCACACGACCCCGGCGCGCGCCCCCCGTGGTCGTGCGCCACGGCCGGGTGCGCGACGATACCCGTGGATGCTCGCCGCCGCGGTGGCGGCGATGGCGGCGTTCGCGCTGATCCCGGTCGGCTACGTCGTCATCTCCAGTGCGCAGACCGGCGCTGCGCGGCTGGCACAGCTGCTGCTGCGCCCGCGTGTCGCGGAGCTCACCGTCAACACGGTGCTGCTGGTCGTGCTGGGGATCGGCGCCGCCCTCGTCATCGGCATCGGCGGTGCCTGGCTGGTCGAGCGCACCGTGATGCCCCTGCGCCGCGTCTTCGCCGTGGCGCTGGCCGCGCCGCTGGCCGTGCCGGCGTTCGTGATGAGCTACGGCTGGGCCACGGTCGCCCCGGGGCTCGACGGGCTGGGCGGGGCCGTGCTCATCTCGGCGTGCGCCTACTCGCCGCTGGTGTACCTGCCGGCCGTGGCGGCGCTGCGCGGTCTGGATCCCGCCCTCGAGGAGTCGGCCCGGTCGCTGGGACTCGGCCCCTGGCGGGTGTTCCTGCGGGTCGTGCTCCCTCAGCTGCGCCTCGCGGCGCTCGGCGGCGGGCTGGTGGTGGGTCTGCATCTGCTTGCCGAGTACGGCGCCTTCGCCTTCCTGCAGTTCGACACCTTCACGACGGCGATCATGGTGGCCTACCAGTCGAACTTCGGCGGAGCGAACGCCGCCGCGCTCGGCATCGTGCTGACCGGGCTCTGCCTGGTGCTCGTGCTCGCCGAGACGCGGATGCGCGGCGGCGCCCGCCTGTCGCGCACCGCCGCGAACCGCCCGGCCACCCGGGCGGCGCTCGGACCCTGGGCCGTTCCCGCCGTGATCGGGCTGCTGGCGTTCATCTGCGCGGCGCTGATCGTGCCGCTGTCGTCGGTGCTGCGCTGGGGGCTGCGCACGGATGCCGGCGACTGGGCCGCCGTGACACCGGCCGCCGTGCAGACAGTGCTGCTCGCCGTCGGCGCCGCACTCGCCTGCGCGGCCGTCGCGCTGCCGGTCGCGTGGCTGGCCGTGCGGCACCGCCGCAGACTCAGCATGATGCTGGAGGGCGGCTTCTACCTCGCAGGCAGCCTGCCGGCGATCATCGTCGCACTCGCCCTGGTCGGTGTCGCACTGCAGGCCGCGCCGGGCCTGTACCAGACCGCCGCGACGGCGATAGCGGCCTACGTGATCCTGTTCCTGCCGCGCATCCTCGTGCCGCTCCGTGCCGGCCTGGCGCAGATCCCGCCCGAATGGGAGGAGGCCGCGCGCTCGCTCGGGACGCCTCCGATGCTCGCGCGGCTGCGTGTCACCGCGCCGCTGCTCGCCCCCGCCGTCGCGAGCGGAGCGGCCCTGGTCGCCCTGGGCGCCGCCAACGAGCTCACCGCGACGCTGCTGCTGGCCCCGATCGGCACCGAGACCATCGCGACCGGGTTCTGGTCGGCGGCATCCGCCATCGACTACATCGCCGCCGCCCCTTACGCACTCACACTGATCGTGATCTCGGTGCCTGCGGTGCACCTGATGTTCACGGAAGCGACGTCGAGAGGCAGCGCATGACACTCCAGCTCAACGGCATCCGGCGCTCGTTCGGTGCGGAACCGGTGCTCGACGGCGTCACGTTCGAGGTGCCGACCGGGTCGCGGATGGCCCTGGTGGGGGCCTCAGGCAGCGGCAAGAGCACGCTGCTGCGGCTGATCGCGGGCTTCGACCGCCCCGATTCGGGGAGCATCGTCCTCGACGGGACCACCCTGGCC
This is a stretch of genomic DNA from Microbacterium sp. YJN-G. It encodes these proteins:
- a CDS encoding acetyl-CoA C-acetyltransferase; the encoded protein is MSDIVIVAAARTPQGRLKGQLASFTAPQLGSLAIRGALEQAAISPTDIDAVVMGQVLAAGSGQNAARQAAIGAGIGWDVPSSSVNKVCLSGLTAIIDAARMIRTGDATTVVAGGMESMTRAPHLLVGSRDGWTYGSIEVLDHMAYDGLTDAYDRESMGASTERHNPRFEMTRERQDAVAALSHQRAAAGQGTGVFDAEIVPVTVPQRKGDPIVLTKDEGVRPDTTVETLAGLRPAFAEGGTITAGNSSQISDGAAAVIVTTRENAQAKGWSVLAVIGASGQTAGPDNSLQAQPARAVERALEKQGITADQLDLVEINEAFGAVVARSQEELGLSGDIVNVHGGGIAIGHPIGASGARLVVHLAHELAKRGSGTAVAALCGGGGQGEALVLTR
- a CDS encoding iron ABC transporter substrate-binding protein; translation: MHASGLRSVALLASLASIAAVTACAPAGEGGAADADALIIYNAQHEQLTEEWTAVFTEETGIEVVLRNGGDSELGSQLVQEGDASPADVFLTENSPAMSLVEQAGLLAPVDDATLEVVPQQFRPSSGAWTGIAARDTVLVYNPDLISEDELPDSIMQLQDPQWKGKWGAAPGGADFQAIVSAILATEGEEAAAAWLAGMQENAEKYRNNIVTMKAVNDGEVPMGIIYHYYWYRDQADTKESSGNTALHRFAAGDPGAFVSISGGGVLASSDHPEEAQQFLSWLVGESGQTILGEGYSYEYPVASGIPPRSPLPPLESLGAPEIDPSVLNGPTVIDLMTEAGLL
- a CDS encoding ABC transporter permease, with translation MAAFALIPVGYVVISSAQTGAARLAQLLLRPRVAELTVNTVLLVVLGIGAALVIGIGGAWLVERTVMPLRRVFAVALAAPLAVPAFVMSYGWATVAPGLDGLGGAVLISACAYSPLVYLPAVAALRGLDPALEESARSLGLGPWRVFLRVVLPQLRLAALGGGLVVGLHLLAEYGAFAFLQFDTFTTAIMVAYQSNFGGANAAALGIVLTGLCLVLVLAETRMRGGARLSRTAANRPATRAALGPWAVPAVIGLLAFICAALIVPLSSVLRWGLRTDAGDWAAVTPAAVQTVLLAVGAALACAAVALPVAWLAVRHRRRLSMMLEGGFYLAGSLPAIIVALALVGVALQAAPGLYQTAATAIAAYVILFLPRILVPLRAGLAQIPPEWEEAARSLGTPPMLARLRVTAPLLAPAVASGAALVALGAANELTATLLLAPIGTETIATGFWSAASAIDYIAAAPYALTLIVISVPAVHLMFTEATSRGSA